CAGCTAGAACGAGAGTCAGACCGCTTCATCAGATTGTGTGAAGCTCTGTAGGTGTGGCACAAGGAGTTAGAGATTTTGTAGGTATGATAACGCCGCGCCCTCTCAAAGACATGGTTGGACCTCGGACCCAGCTCGCTCTGCTTACAAGATTAGAGTCGAGAAATACAACTATGACAGTGATGTCGTCGTGAAAATGGCGGCGTACACCACGATCAATTTCCATCAAATCTGAATACCGCATTTCTCGTTTCTTAGCTGCTTCCAGCATAGCAGCTTTTACCAACCTCTTAGCACTTCCCTGCATGAAAACAAGCAGACAAGTCAAATTCAATCTTTCAACATAGCTTTAGCTTTTCATCATCGCCTTAAACAATCAGAAACGCACACCACAAGGAGCAGATGGTCTAGTAGGTTACATTATGGGGGTGATTTCGAATAATATCTACAGCTTGCTGATTGCTAATGTGCTCCCACATGCCATCAGAGGCAAATATGATGAATTGATCATGTGGTTGAAGTTCATGCACCGAAATTGATGGTTCACAGCTCAATATCGGTCGAGTAAATGGTTCACGAAGCCTAAACTTAGCATACAAGGGTTCCCTGTTGAATTCCGCCCTCTTTAAATATGCATCACCGATAGATCTAGAAACCTGCAATTNNNNNNNNNNNNNNNNNNNNNNNNNNNNNNNNNNNNNNNNNNNNNNNNNNNNNNNNNNNNNNNNNNNNNNNNNNNNNNNNNNNNNNNNNNNNNNNNNNNNNNNNNNNNNNNNNNNNNNNNNNNNNNNNNNNNNNNNNNNNNNNNNNNNNNNNNNNNNNNNNNNNNNNNNNNNNNNNNNNNNNNNNNNNNNNNNNNNNNNNNNNNNNNNNNNNNNNNNNNNNNNNNNNNNNNNNNNNNNNNNNNNNNNNNNNNNNNNNNNNNNNNNNNNNNNNNNNNNNNNNNNNNNNNNNNNNNNNNNNNNNNNNNNNNNNNNNNNNNNNNNNNNNNNNNNNNNNNNNNNNNNNNNNNNNNNNNNNNNNNNNNNNNNNNNNNNNNNNNNNNNNNNNNNNNNNNNNNNNNNNNNNNNNNNNNNNNNNNNNNNNNNNNNNNNNNNNNNNNNNNNNNNNNNNNNNNNNNNNNNNNNNNNNNNNNNNNNNNNNNNNNNNNNNNNNNNNNNNNNNNNNNNNNNNNNNNNNNNNNNNNNNNNNNNNNNNNNNNNNNNNNNNNNNNNNNNNNNNNNNNNNNNNNNNNNNNNNNNNNNNNNNNNNNNNNNNNNNNNNNNNNNNNNNNNNNNNNNNNNNNNNNNNNNNNNNNNNNNNNNNNNNNNNNNNNNNNNNNNNNNNNNNNNNNNNNNNNNNNNNNNNNNNNNNNNNNNNNNNNNNNNNNNNNNNNNNNNNNNNNNNNNNNNNNNNNNNNNNNNNNNNNNNNNNNNNNNNNNNNNNNNNNNNNNNNNNNNNNNN
The genomic region above belongs to Cucurbita pepo subsp. pepo cultivar mu-cu-16 unplaced genomic scaffold, ASM280686v2 Cp4.1_scaffold002059, whole genome shotgun sequence and contains:
- the LOC111786586 gene encoding probable protein phosphatase 2C 60, translated to MLSSLMNFLRACWLPSSANIVHSGSDSAGRREGLLWYKDIGQHMNGEFSMAVVQANNLLEDQSQIESGSLSLVESGPYGTFIGVYDGHGGPEASNYIYDNLFQHVSRSIGDAYLKRAEFNREPLYAKFRLREPFTRPILSCEPSISVHELQPHDQFIIFASDGMWEHISNQQAVDIIRNHPHNGSAKRLVKAAMLEAAKKREMRYSDLMEIDRGVRRHFHDDITVIVVFLDSNLVSRASWVRGPTMSLRGRGVIIPTKSLTPCATPTELHTI